The genomic interval GTCCCCCTTGTCCTCCCTGTCCTCCTTGTCCTCCTTGTCCCCCTTGTCCCCCTTGTCCCCCTTGTAACTCCTGACTTCTGACTCCTGACTTCTGGCTCCTGACTTCTGGCTCCTGACTTCTGACTTCTGACTTTAATCCCTGTGGGACAGAACCTTGATACAGTAAGTTTGGGGCTTAGAGAAATTCGGCGGCGGAAGATGGCTATCTATTTCTACAAAGTTAACGATCCATATGGATGTTTCTCTAACTTTTCTCCTCACCCAATTGAAATAGCTGGTTACCATTGGGCGACTGTTGAACATTACTATCAGGCCCAAAAATTTGTGAACACCAAATACGAACATATCATCCCTGTCATTCGCCAAGCATCAACTCCAGAAATTGCAGCAGCTTTAGGAAGAGATCCAGCGCGCCAATTTCGACTTGATTGGGAACAAGTCAAATGTCAAATTATGTATGTGGCGGTTAAGACTAAGTTTCTGCACCATTTAAATATTCAGGCTGTATTACTAGAAACAGGTGAAGAGTTTATCGTTGAAGATTCTCCAACTGATTATTATTGGGGTTGCGGTAAAGAGAAAACTGGTCAAAACCAATTGGGACGAATTTTGATGGATGTCCGCCGTGAAATTAGAGATAATTGCGCCAAAAGTTAGGAATTTGGCGAGACAATGCCTTTAAATTTGGGCTGAACCACTAAAATAATTCCCCCAGTATCAGGGGGCTAAACCACAGATCGAAGTTTGTTCTAAGTTTTACAAACAATTGTCCAATTTTGCCCGTCTCAGTAGATAATTTTGACAACCTATAGATACCAGTATGTCTCAACGTTTTGTGTACCAACTTTTTAATAAATTTGCTGATGGATTAGTAAATCATAGTAGGCAACATGGGAAAAAAACTTGGTTGGCTTTTTTACTAGTTTTTAGCTTAATTTTGACATTAGTTTTACCCCTAGCATCCTTATCAGAAACAAGTGTTAAATTTAAAGACCTTCAAGGAATTTGGGCACAAAACTGTATAGAATACCTAGCTGCTAAGCAAATTGTGAGGGGTTATCCTAATGGCGCTTTTAAACCGAATGCAGCCGTGAGTAGAGGGGAATTTGCGGTGATGTTGCAAAAAGTGTTCCCTGATAGTATTCCGATGCGAACCAGCGTGCAATTTAAGGATATACCAGCTAATTACTGGGGTAGAAATGCGATCGCTCACGCTTATAGAACTGGTTTCCTTTCTGGTTATCCAGATCGCACTTTTCACCCTAATGAAAGTATCTCTCGTGTTGAAGCTTTGGTATCTTTAACTAGTGGTTTAAAATACCGATCGGATCGAGAAGCGAAAGATTTAAGTTTAGCCATCAAGGACTCCCAAGATATTCCTGAATACGCGGAAAAAGCGGTATCAGCAGCCATTGAAAAACAGTTAGTAGTTAACTATCCTGATGTTCGTCAACTTAACGCCAATCAAGCAACTACTCGCGCTGAAGCGGCAGCATTTTTGTGTCAAGCTACGGAAAATTTAGATTTAATTCCGTTCCAATATATTGCGAAATTTGGTGGCACAAAAAGCTTGCCAAAACGAGATAAGCCACGAGATCGAAGAGTCACAGAAATTCGGGGTGTTTGGCTGACAAATATCGATAGCGATGTCCTTTATCGGCGCGATCGCTTACAATCGGCGATGAAAAAGTTGCGCGAACTTAACTTTAATACCGTGTATCCCACTGTCTGGAATTGTGGGTATACCTTATATCCCAGTGAAGTCGCCAAGAAATTGGTGGGGCGATCGCTTCATCCCGAATCTGGGTTAAAAAATCGAGATTTACTCAAAGAAGTCATTAATCAGGCTCATAGCCAGAAAATGGCAGCCATTCCTTGGTTTGAATTTGGATTTATGGGGACTGCTGACTCTGGAGTTCCCCAATGTACTCCCACTTCCCCATTGGCTAAAAATAATCCCGATTGGTTACTGAAACGTAGCGACGGTTCAATTATCTGGAAAGAAGGACCTCACGATCGCGTTTGGTTTAATCCCCTACATCCTGAAGTCAAGAAATGGATGACAGGTTTAGTAACAGAAATTGTTAGTAAATATGACGTAGACGGGATTCAATTTGACGATCATTTAGGCTATCCAGTAGACTTTGGTTATGATGAGTTTACAGTTAAACTTTACCAACAAGAACATCAAGGAAAATTGCCACCAACTGATGCCAAAGATCCTGAATGGATTAAGTGGCGGGCTGATAAAATTACTGGGGTAGTCAAAGATTTATTTAAAGCAGTAAAAGCTGCCAAACCCAAAGCTATATTTTCCCTGTCTCCCAACCCGTGGGAATTTGCTTATACTTCCTATTTACAAGATTGGAAAACTTGGGAAAGACAAGGATTAATCGAAGAATTAGTGATTCAATTATATCGCAATGATATTAATCGCTTAATTGCAGAGATGGAAAGACCAGAATTACAAGCAGCGCGCACTCATATTCCAGTAGGAATTGGGTTGTTAAGTGGACTCAAACCTCGTCCAATTCCCATGTCTCAAATAACTCAACAAGTAGCAGCAGTAAGACAAAGAAAATTTGCTGGAGTCTCTTTCTTTTTCTATGAAACCTTGTGGAATTTGGCTCCAGAACCAGTTAGTAAACGTCAAAAAGCCCTTAAAAAAATGTTTCCGCAAAGTGTAACTAGACCAAATATTTTGCAAGGTTGGAAACCAACCATTTAGGAGAAAAATTCTCCCGACTAAAAGTGGACGTAAACGTCCACTTTTAAATATAAAATTGACTCATTAGCTTTGTTATCTGTAGGAAGAAGAACTTAAGTCGTTAGGATCGCGGTAGCGCGCTGGTTCTTGGCGTTTGCGAGTTAAACCAGCCAAACCAATCAAACCCAGTAAGCCCAACCAACCCCAGTTAGAATCGCGATCGCCTACGTCGTTGGTTATGGGAGTGTCTTGACGAGGTATAGTAGTATCTGGCTGGGTTTGAGTTTGTGCTGATGCAGAAAAAGTTAAGGGTAAAAAGGCTAAACTTCCACTCAGAAGTCCAGCAGCCACAAGTTTCGACAAATTAGGTTTATTCATGTTTCTATCCCCTGCTGTATCCTGTTAACATTAGCTCTTCGTCCCTGCTGGTTAAATCCCTCTGTAGCGGTAAACTAACTATCGCTCACTTGTAACTACAGAGATACAAAAAGCTGTCTGGTTGTTCTCTAATGAGTGGAAGTTTTACTACTTTAGAAATAAGACTTTGAATAACCGATCTGTACAGAAGCTGCCTTTACATTTAAATTTTATCTGAGTATGACATAGGCGTAAAGAGGCGGAGGACTCGATCGGAGAATGGATTATCAATTTAGAGGCTGAACTGAGCTATTCAGCTACAGTTAAACGACACTTTCGCCAAATGTGAAGCACTTTTCCGGTATGTTAATGCATTCATCAATCGCGTCACTCAAGAAACTCGACCAATGGTAGCATTGGGA from Merismopedia glauca CCAP 1448/3 carries:
- a CDS encoding NADAR family protein, with amino-acid sequence MGQNLDTVSLGLREIRRRKMAIYFYKVNDPYGCFSNFSPHPIEIAGYHWATVEHYYQAQKFVNTKYEHIIPVIRQASTPEIAAALGRDPARQFRLDWEQVKCQIMYVAVKTKFLHHLNIQAVLLETGEEFIVEDSPTDYYWGCGKEKTGQNQLGRILMDVRREIRDNCAKS
- a CDS encoding glycoside hydrolase family 10 protein yields the protein MSQRFVYQLFNKFADGLVNHSRQHGKKTWLAFLLVFSLILTLVLPLASLSETSVKFKDLQGIWAQNCIEYLAAKQIVRGYPNGAFKPNAAVSRGEFAVMLQKVFPDSIPMRTSVQFKDIPANYWGRNAIAHAYRTGFLSGYPDRTFHPNESISRVEALVSLTSGLKYRSDREAKDLSLAIKDSQDIPEYAEKAVSAAIEKQLVVNYPDVRQLNANQATTRAEAAAFLCQATENLDLIPFQYIAKFGGTKSLPKRDKPRDRRVTEIRGVWLTNIDSDVLYRRDRLQSAMKKLRELNFNTVYPTVWNCGYTLYPSEVAKKLVGRSLHPESGLKNRDLLKEVINQAHSQKMAAIPWFEFGFMGTADSGVPQCTPTSPLAKNNPDWLLKRSDGSIIWKEGPHDRVWFNPLHPEVKKWMTGLVTEIVSKYDVDGIQFDDHLGYPVDFGYDEFTVKLYQQEHQGKLPPTDAKDPEWIKWRADKITGVVKDLFKAVKAAKPKAIFSLSPNPWEFAYTSYLQDWKTWERQGLIEELVIQLYRNDINRLIAEMERPELQAARTHIPVGIGLLSGLKPRPIPMSQITQQVAAVRQRKFAGVSFFFYETLWNLAPEPVSKRQKALKKMFPQSVTRPNILQGWKPTI
- a CDS encoding WGxxGxxG family protein, yielding MNKPNLSKLVAAGLLSGSLAFLPLTFSASAQTQTQPDTTIPRQDTPITNDVGDRDSNWGWLGLLGLIGLAGLTRKRQEPARYRDPNDLSSSSYR